One region of Natronolimnobius baerhuensis genomic DNA includes:
- a CDS encoding DUF7123 family protein yields the protein MSTAMAPDLTSKQQQILRYLRENAATKTYFKSRLIGKELGMTAKEVGSNITAIQNGDYDVDIEKWGYSSSTTWKVNI from the coding sequence CTCACGAGCAAACAGCAGCAGATTCTCCGCTACCTGCGAGAGAACGCCGCGACGAAGACCTACTTCAAATCGCGGCTTATCGGCAAGGAGCTGGGCATGACTGCCAAAGAGGTCGGCTCGAACATCACCGCGATCCAAAACGGCGACTACGACGTCGATATCGAGAAATGGGGCTACTCCTCGAGTACGACCTGGAAAGTCAACATCTAA
- a CDS encoding winged helix-turn-helix transcriptional regulator yields MTSPDGVDDNKRSTLRRFAALGAAAPVAGFSEPAAADTGESDARDAIAGYLSTTPGAHFSKIRDDLQLGTGETQHHLRRLEELEVLEQFSDGDYKRFVPADRFDEFEKRTLGYLRRDTPRGMIIELLLDPDATAGDLADSLDVSPPTVSKYAGKLEEAGLLSRDDGYAVERPATVMMLVVRHADSFGERAGELAQNADQFLEYEG; encoded by the coding sequence ATGACATCGCCCGATGGGGTCGACGACAATAAACGCTCGACCCTGCGCCGGTTTGCTGCCCTCGGTGCCGCCGCACCGGTTGCTGGTTTTTCGGAACCGGCAGCGGCGGATACAGGTGAAAGCGACGCACGCGATGCGATTGCTGGCTATCTCTCGACCACTCCCGGAGCCCACTTCTCGAAGATTCGCGATGATCTCCAACTCGGCACCGGCGAAACCCAACACCACCTCCGTCGCCTCGAGGAACTCGAGGTACTCGAGCAGTTCAGCGACGGCGATTACAAACGCTTTGTCCCTGCGGATCGCTTCGATGAGTTCGAGAAACGGACGCTTGGCTACCTTCGCCGAGATACCCCACGCGGGATGATTATTGAACTCCTTTTGGACCCGGATGCGACTGCCGGTGATCTGGCCGACTCGCTTGACGTGTCCCCGCCGACGGTCAGCAAATACGCCGGCAAACTCGAGGAAGCGGGGCTCCTCTCTCGAGACGACGGCTACGCGGTTGAACGCCCGGCAACGGTGATGATGCTCGTCGTTCGCCACGCCGATTCCTTCGGTGAGCGAGCGGGCGAGCTTGCCCAGAACGCGGATCAGTTCCTCGAGTACGAGGGCTAA
- a CDS encoding SPFH domain-containing protein, whose product MVVDIIPLQAAEGALLFIGALVLVVVLAALLSAIEIVDAYEKRALTVFGEYRKLLQPGINFVPPFVSNTYRFDMRTQTLDVPRQEAITRDNSPVTADAVVYIKVMDAKKAFLEVDNYKKAVSNLAQTTLRAVLGDMELDDTLNKRQEINARIRQELDEPTDEWGIRVESVEVREVNPSKDVQRAMEQQTSAERKRRAMILEAQGERRSAVEKAEGDKQSEIIRAQGEKQSQILEAQGDSISTVLRAKSAESMGERAIIDQGMETLAEIGQSDSTTFVMPQELTSMVGRYGKHLSGSDVKDDGDSLESRDFDEETRELIGLDDIAEIIGEIDEEAEMDLEAMEQEAQAIKEGKDAGTITDPDEVIEEMDQDFQGQTDGGTDVDAEPNSSN is encoded by the coding sequence ATGGTCGTAGACATAATTCCACTCCAAGCCGCCGAAGGAGCATTGCTTTTTATCGGTGCACTCGTCCTCGTGGTCGTTCTCGCCGCACTCCTCAGTGCGATTGAGATCGTCGACGCATACGAGAAACGTGCCCTGACCGTCTTCGGAGAGTACCGCAAACTCCTCCAGCCGGGTATCAACTTCGTCCCACCGTTCGTCTCGAACACCTACCGGTTCGACATGCGAACGCAAACACTCGACGTGCCCCGACAGGAAGCAATCACGCGCGACAACTCGCCCGTCACCGCCGACGCCGTCGTCTACATCAAGGTGATGGACGCGAAGAAAGCCTTCCTCGAGGTCGACAACTACAAGAAGGCCGTCTCCAACCTCGCCCAGACCACCCTCCGTGCCGTCCTGGGTGACATGGAACTCGACGACACGCTCAACAAACGCCAGGAAATCAACGCGCGCATCCGCCAGGAACTCGACGAACCCACCGACGAGTGGGGTATCCGTGTCGAGTCCGTCGAGGTCCGTGAGGTCAACCCATCGAAGGACGTCCAGCGCGCAATGGAGCAACAGACTTCCGCAGAGCGCAAACGCCGTGCCATGATTCTCGAGGCACAGGGTGAACGCCGCAGTGCCGTCGAGAAGGCAGAAGGTGACAAGCAGTCCGAAATCATCCGCGCACAGGGTGAAAAACAGAGCCAGATCCTCGAAGCGCAGGGTGACTCGATTTCGACCGTCCTGCGAGCGAAATCCGCCGAATCGATGGGCGAACGCGCCATCATCGACCAGGGAATGGAGACGCTCGCCGAAATCGGCCAGAGCGACTCGACGACGTTCGTCATGCCCCAGGAACTCACCTCGATGGTCGGCCGGTACGGTAAACACCTCTCGGGCAGTGACGTCAAAGACGACGGCGACTCACTCGAGAGCCGTGACTTCGACGAGGAGACTCGCGAACTGATCGGCCTCGACGACATCGCCGAGATCATCGGTGAGATCGACGAGGAAGCCGAGATGGATCTCGAGGCGATGGAACAGGAAGCCCAGGCGATTAAAGAGGGCAAAGACGCCGGAACCATCACCGATCCCGACGAAGTCATCGAAGAGATGGATCAGGATTTCCAGGGACAGACTGACGGCGGAACCGACGTGGACGCCGAACCGAACTCGAGCAACTAA
- a CDS encoding NfeD family protein translates to MLEALMGNMPLLLLSVGLILMALEALSPGAHLIVIGVALAGAGLLGLLLPIPANLIVLAALTLGIGAIAAYIYNEFDFYGGKGTAQTSDSDSLAGTTGYVTETITNRSGEVKLNEGGFAPYYSARTTSGTIEEGEEIIVLDPGGGNVLTVESLGAIGEDEIDRALAEEAARSREQESATDADTQPERETERSS, encoded by the coding sequence ATGCTCGAGGCCCTCATGGGGAACATGCCGCTTTTGTTGCTGTCGGTCGGGCTCATACTGATGGCGCTCGAGGCGCTGTCTCCCGGCGCACATCTGATCGTCATCGGCGTTGCGCTGGCCGGGGCCGGTCTGCTTGGACTGTTGCTTCCCATCCCGGCAAATCTGATCGTGCTGGCGGCGTTAACGCTCGGTATCGGCGCTATCGCGGCGTACATCTACAACGAGTTCGACTTCTACGGTGGGAAGGGCACCGCCCAGACATCCGACTCGGACTCGCTGGCTGGAACGACGGGCTACGTCACCGAAACGATCACCAACCGCAGCGGCGAAGTGAAACTCAACGAAGGCGGCTTTGCACCCTACTACAGCGCCCGAACGACCAGCGGGACAATCGAAGAGGGTGAAGAGATCATCGTCCTTGACCCCGGCGGTGGCAACGTCCTCACCGTCGAATCACTCGGTGCAATCGGCGAAGACGAAATCGACCGCGCGCTCGCAGAAGAAGCCGCTCGCAGTCGCGAGCAGGAGTCGGCGACCGATGCCGACACACAGCCCGAACGAGAAACCGAACGCTCGAGTTAA
- a CDS encoding sugar phosphate nucleotidyltransferase: MKAVVLAGGYATRLWPITKHRPKMFLPIGESTVIDRIFVELEADDRVDEVFVSTNERFAAEFEAHLAESEFEKPTLSIEDTADEDEKFGVVGALAQLIERENVDDDLLIIAGDNLISFDTTEFLDYFQEKDAPTLAAYDVGSREKAKSYGLVDLEDDRVVDFQEKPDEPNSTLVSIACYAFPKESLDLLPTYLEEGNNPDEPGWFVQWLQNREATYAYTFEGAWFDIGTPESYLDAVAWHLDGNSLVADSATLEDATIGDNVHIMGDVTLEETTVDHAVIFPDATVRNSEIRRSIIDENTHLEDIALAGALIGAHTTITNGSSQ, encoded by the coding sequence ATGAAAGCCGTCGTCCTTGCTGGCGGATACGCGACCCGGCTGTGGCCGATCACCAAGCATCGGCCCAAAATGTTCCTCCCAATCGGCGAGTCGACCGTCATCGACCGTATCTTCGTCGAACTCGAGGCAGACGACCGAGTTGACGAGGTCTTCGTGAGCACGAACGAACGCTTTGCGGCTGAGTTCGAGGCCCACCTGGCAGAGAGTGAGTTCGAGAAACCAACGCTGTCAATCGAGGATACTGCCGACGAAGACGAAAAATTCGGCGTCGTCGGCGCGCTCGCACAGTTAATCGAGCGAGAAAACGTCGATGATGACCTGCTCATTATCGCCGGTGACAACCTGATTAGCTTCGACACCACTGAATTTCTCGACTACTTCCAGGAGAAAGACGCGCCGACGCTTGCCGCCTACGACGTTGGCTCGCGCGAAAAGGCAAAATCCTACGGTCTCGTCGACCTCGAGGACGACCGCGTCGTTGACTTTCAGGAAAAACCAGACGAGCCGAACTCGACACTCGTCTCGATTGCCTGCTATGCGTTCCCGAAGGAATCGCTCGACTTGCTTCCAACCTATCTCGAGGAGGGGAACAACCCCGACGAACCCGGCTGGTTCGTCCAGTGGCTGCAAAACCGCGAGGCGACCTACGCCTACACGTTCGAAGGCGCGTGGTTCGACATCGGCACACCCGAGAGCTACCTCGACGCCGTCGCCTGGCACCTCGATGGCAACTCGCTGGTCGCCGACTCCGCGACGCTCGAGGATGCGACCATCGGCGACAACGTCCACATCATGGGCGACGTCACGCTCGAGGAGACGACTGTCGACCACGCAGTCATCTTCCCGGATGCGACGGTCCGGAACAGTGAGATTCGGCGTTCGATTATCGACGAGAACACACACCTCGAGGATATCGCACTCGCGGGCGCGCTCATCGGTGCGCATACGACGATAACGAACGGCTCGTCACAGTAA
- a CDS encoding RNA-guided endonuclease InsQ/TnpB family protein, translating to MLETTRTYRAKIVNHSQVSDDLDDCGHSASKLWNVARYHIQQEWDGTGEIPSDADLKRELKDHERYSDLHSQSSQRVLEELAESFNGWFKKRKNGDRDANPPGYRKRGDNHPRSTVTWKQNGIKHDSKHNQIRLSKGFNLKQHRSDFLLVEYETRPDVTVENIQQVRAVWNGDRWELHLVCKVEIPVGDAPGDNTAGIDLGISNYLAIAYDDGDAELYPGNVLKQDKHYFTRDEYDTEGDNGPSKRALRARQRLSCRKDHFLHALAKHIVEQCIDHEVGRIAIGDLSQIREDENGDSRNWGKRGNKKLHGWEFDRFTTLLEYKAEEYGILVDCKSERNTSKTCSCCGRKRDANRVERGLYICESCGATMNADVNGAVNIRRKITQNPPTGDMSNGRLARPVAYLFNQTSGRFAPGEQAGCKP from the coding sequence ATGCTGGAAACAACTCGCACCTATCGAGCAAAAATCGTCAACCACTCCCAAGTGAGCGACGACCTCGATGACTGCGGACACTCGGCATCGAAACTGTGGAACGTCGCCCGCTACCACATCCAACAAGAGTGGGACGGAACCGGCGAGATTCCGTCCGACGCCGACCTCAAGCGCGAACTAAAAGACCACGAACGATACAGTGACTTACATTCTCAGTCAAGTCAGCGAGTTCTAGAAGAGCTTGCTGAGTCGTTCAACGGTTGGTTCAAAAAGCGCAAGAACGGCGACAGAGACGCGAATCCACCCGGCTACAGAAAGCGAGGCGACAACCATCCACGCTCTACTGTCACGTGGAAGCAGAACGGCATCAAACACGATTCCAAACACAACCAAATCCGCCTGAGCAAGGGATTCAACCTCAAACAGCACCGCTCGGACTTCCTCCTCGTCGAATACGAGACGCGACCGGACGTGACCGTGGAGAACATCCAGCAAGTTCGCGCCGTGTGGAACGGCGACCGCTGGGAACTCCACCTCGTCTGCAAAGTCGAAATTCCCGTCGGGGACGCACCCGGCGACAACACGGCTGGAATCGACCTCGGTATCAGCAACTACCTCGCCATCGCCTACGACGACGGTGACGCCGAGTTGTATCCGGGGAACGTCTTGAAGCAGGACAAGCACTACTTCACCCGCGACGAGTACGACACGGAGGGCGATAACGGGCCATCGAAGCGTGCGCTCCGCGCCCGACAGAGACTCTCGTGTCGAAAAGACCACTTCCTACACGCCCTCGCCAAACACATCGTTGAGCAGTGCATCGACCACGAAGTCGGTCGCATCGCTATCGGTGACTTAAGCCAGATTCGTGAGGACGAGAACGGTGACTCGCGGAACTGGGGGAAGCGCGGGAACAAGAAACTCCACGGATGGGAGTTTGACCGATTCACCACGTTGCTCGAATACAAGGCGGAGGAATACGGTATCCTTGTTGACTGTAAAAGTGAACGAAATACGAGCAAGACGTGTTCGTGCTGTGGCCGGAAGCGTGACGCGAATCGTGTGGAGCGTGGATTGTACATCTGTGAGTCGTGTGGTGCGACAATGAACGCAGACGTGAATGGAGCGGTGAATATTCGAAGAAAGATAACTCAGAATCCTCCTACGGGGGATATGAGTAACGGTCGTTTGGCACGGCCAGTAGCCTACTTGTTCAATCAGACCTCGGGGCGTTTCGCACCGGGCGAACAAGCAGGTTGCAAACCGTAA
- a CDS encoding transcriptional regulator, with translation MREADETTRQQLRELLRVEPATPSELAVELDLTPHAIVGHLEHVSQSVDGNDADEQFLVAPPTCRDCGFDDYDELLNLPSRCPSCKSESIAEPAFTID, from the coding sequence ATGCGAGAGGCTGATGAAACGACGCGACAGCAACTCCGCGAGTTGTTGCGAGTCGAACCGGCGACGCCGAGTGAACTGGCCGTCGAACTCGATCTGACACCGCACGCTATTGTTGGCCACCTCGAGCATGTCTCCCAGTCGGTCGACGGCAACGACGCTGACGAGCAGTTTCTCGTTGCGCCACCAACGTGTCGCGACTGTGGCTTTGACGACTACGACGAGTTGTTGAATCTCCCCTCGCGTTGTCCGTCCTGCAAGAGCGAATCAATCGCAGAACCAGCGTTCACGATTGACTAG
- a CDS encoding DUF7344 domain-containing protein: MTATPDSTVDCTETVVSILEWLEQCEVSPEAVDEALGVLSNSRRRRFLEVMRTYDEEITLPDAAEEVAVRESGSTVQELSADRVANVYLSLYHDHLPRLIDAGLLEYDQERDLVWPTF, from the coding sequence ATGACAGCTACGCCAGATTCAACGGTCGACTGCACCGAGACAGTCGTGTCGATCCTCGAGTGGCTCGAGCAGTGCGAGGTGTCACCTGAGGCGGTTGATGAAGCCCTCGGGGTTTTGTCGAACAGCCGACGGCGACGCTTCCTCGAAGTCATGCGGACCTACGACGAGGAGATCACCCTGCCGGATGCAGCCGAAGAGGTTGCCGTTCGGGAATCCGGCAGTACAGTCCAGGAACTGTCGGCTGACCGGGTTGCAAACGTCTATCTCTCACTCTATCACGACCACTTGCCGCGTCTGATCGATGCCGGCTTGCTCGAGTACGACCAGGAGCGCGACCTGGTTTGGCCGACTTTTTAG
- a CDS encoding saccharopine dehydrogenase family protein, which produces MDSLLIYGSYGYTGRLVAHEAVTRGGEEDESGTPTLAGRDGQAVSEQATHLGVEGRQLALEDDLTAVLEEFDAVLNCAGPFTETVDPMTEACLETGTDYLDVTGEVAVFERLRQRDREARDAGVTMVPGVGFEVVPSDCLAAMLAECLPTADSLTLGVEASGPPSSGTARTVLDLLADGGIVRHNGRLIKVPAGFRTRKLDFGNGPTDAVSVPWGDVVTAPYSAGVDSVEVYASAPSWAGHALAALESVSCVLTCGPVERVLERSLETVIDGPDEQTLATDRAVIWGELTDEDGQRATARLETPNPYALTAQSAVSAAERVLGCESDGGDERAIQPGFQTPATAFGSEFVLEFEGVDYELLAVPASTASSDGDDTTGADDLADDEAVGNETRRLLESDD; this is translated from the coding sequence ATGGACTCCCTTCTCATCTATGGGTCGTATGGCTATACGGGGCGTCTGGTCGCGCACGAAGCAGTTACACGAGGAGGGGAGGAAGATGAATCGGGTACGCCGACACTTGCTGGTCGCGACGGCCAGGCGGTCAGCGAACAGGCAACACACCTCGGCGTCGAGGGGCGACAACTCGCACTCGAGGACGATCTCACAGCCGTCCTCGAGGAGTTTGACGCCGTCTTGAACTGCGCGGGACCGTTTACCGAGACGGTCGATCCGATGACCGAGGCCTGCCTCGAGACTGGGACCGACTATCTCGATGTGACCGGCGAGGTCGCTGTGTTCGAGCGACTGCGCCAGCGTGATCGGGAGGCACGAGACGCCGGCGTGACGATGGTCCCCGGTGTCGGCTTCGAGGTCGTTCCCTCGGATTGTCTGGCTGCGATGCTCGCCGAGTGCCTGCCAACTGCAGACAGCCTCACACTCGGCGTCGAGGCGAGCGGCCCGCCCTCGAGTGGGACGGCGCGAACGGTTCTCGACCTGCTCGCTGACGGTGGGATCGTCCGACACAACGGTCGGCTCATCAAGGTCCCAGCCGGCTTTCGAACGCGCAAACTTGACTTTGGCAATGGCCCGACAGATGCGGTCTCAGTCCCCTGGGGTGACGTCGTTACCGCACCGTACAGCGCCGGTGTCGACTCGGTCGAGGTCTACGCCAGTGCGCCCTCGTGGGCGGGCCACGCACTCGCTGCACTCGAGTCGGTCAGTTGCGTCCTCACCTGTGGACCAGTCGAGCGCGTCCTCGAGCGCAGCCTCGAGACAGTCATCGACGGCCCTGACGAGCAGACGCTGGCGACTGACCGGGCCGTCATCTGGGGCGAATTGACCGACGAGGACGGACAGCGGGCAACGGCTAGACTCGAGACGCCAAATCCCTACGCACTGACGGCACAGTCTGCAGTGTCGGCTGCCGAACGCGTACTCGGCTGCGAGTCGGACGGCGGCGACGAGCGCGCCATTCAACCCGGCTTCCAGACGCCGGCAACAGCCTTTGGCAGCGAGTTCGTCCTCGAGTTCGAGGGCGTCGACTACGAGCTACTCGCAGTGCCCGCGTCCACTGCATCCAGTGACGGTGACGACACCACCGGCGCTGACGACCTGGCAGACGACGAGGCGGTGGGAAACGAGACGAGACGCCTTCTCGAGAGTGACGACTGA
- a CDS encoding MATE family efflux transporter, which translates to MLSGGRDRLYAVWRRVFDLSWPVMVEQFLRTLMRTTDIAVTGLFSPAAVAAVGLADLYARLPLRIGLGLGSGVIALSSQDTGSGATANRDEAITQALVLGAVAGVPFVFFGFLLGEWAIALLGAESEVARQGGIYLAIIFATTPARHVALVAARSIQGAGDTRTPMYINGVSNALNIVGTLTLGLGLGMAPELNIIGVGIATAFGNVFSALALLAAIASPWTPAGFIRPRQWTVTKQLLTISAPRIVEGLGSTVIAFPFNAILLLFGTEVNAAYQIGQRVYQQITAPLSRGYRTGTSIIVGQTLGEGDPAGARYNGWAAALLGLVTVGSLGVVLFIGAEWFVGFFTDDPETRFYAANFAAAYALAAPLTVLYTVLAGALTSGSDTKTPFIARITGMLFGMLGISYVFGVVLEFGVPAIYASIIIYYLWATIYVAVGFYRGAWVDRTQAMMDERGSTPGEASGTDDSAK; encoded by the coding sequence GTGCTTTCCGGAGGACGCGACCGGCTCTACGCCGTCTGGCGACGGGTGTTCGATCTCTCGTGGCCAGTGATGGTCGAGCAGTTCCTCCGAACGCTGATGCGGACGACCGATATCGCAGTGACCGGCCTCTTTTCACCGGCAGCGGTCGCAGCGGTCGGCCTCGCGGACCTCTACGCTCGACTCCCGCTTCGGATCGGACTCGGACTGGGGAGTGGCGTCATCGCCCTCTCGAGTCAGGATACTGGCAGTGGGGCGACGGCGAATCGAGACGAGGCAATTACACAGGCACTCGTCCTTGGGGCGGTTGCCGGCGTTCCATTTGTCTTCTTTGGCTTTCTGCTCGGTGAGTGGGCAATTGCGCTGCTGGGCGCAGAATCGGAGGTTGCCAGACAGGGTGGTATCTATCTTGCAATCATCTTCGCAACAACACCTGCCCGCCACGTTGCACTCGTCGCTGCACGGTCGATACAGGGCGCTGGCGACACGCGCACGCCGATGTACATCAACGGTGTCTCGAACGCGCTCAACATCGTCGGCACGCTCACGCTCGGCTTGGGACTCGGGATGGCACCCGAACTCAACATTATCGGGGTCGGTATCGCGACCGCGTTCGGGAACGTCTTCTCTGCGCTCGCGTTGCTCGCAGCAATCGCCAGTCCCTGGACGCCTGCTGGTTTCATCCGCCCGCGTCAGTGGACCGTCACCAAGCAGTTGCTCACAATCAGCGCCCCGCGAATCGTCGAGGGGCTCGGCTCGACCGTGATCGCGTTCCCGTTCAACGCCATCCTGTTGCTGTTTGGGACGGAAGTCAACGCCGCCTACCAGATTGGCCAGCGCGTCTACCAGCAGATCACCGCGCCGCTCTCTCGAGGGTATCGCACGGGGACGAGCATTATTGTCGGCCAGACGCTCGGCGAGGGTGACCCAGCGGGCGCACGGTACAATGGCTGGGCGGCGGCGCTGCTTGGACTCGTGACGGTGGGCAGCCTCGGCGTCGTGTTGTTCATCGGTGCCGAGTGGTTCGTCGGCTTCTTCACCGACGATCCGGAAACGCGGTTCTACGCGGCCAACTTCGCTGCGGCGTACGCGCTTGCCGCGCCTCTGACCGTACTCTACACGGTGCTTGCAGGCGCGCTGACGAGCGGCAGTGACACCAAGACGCCGTTTATCGCCCGCATCACTGGGATGCTCTTTGGGATGCTCGGGATTTCGTACGTCTTCGGCGTCGTCCTCGAGTTCGGCGTGCCAGCCATCTACGCCTCGATCATCATCTACTACCTGTGGGCGACGATCTACGTCGCCGTCGGCTTTTACCGCGGCGCATGGGTCGACCGCACACAGGCCATGATGGACGAACGCGGCAGTACACCGGGTGAAGCGTCAGGGACGGACGACTCGGCGAAGTAA
- a CDS encoding Lrp/AsnC family transcriptional regulator has translation MGEDGIALDDIDQGILQQLQHDARNNTTREIGESVGVSAGTVRNRLEKLEESGVIRGYIPTIDYEAAGYQLVMLFTCTASEPTNFLTRELLEIHGVVSVRKLLAGEENYHVTVVGSDTDEIDTIATAVRDCGLEVVRADVIDEQHQQPFTHVGKEGPQDNR, from the coding sequence ATGGGTGAGGATGGGATTGCACTCGACGATATCGATCAGGGGATTTTACAGCAATTACAGCACGATGCGCGGAACAACACGACACGAGAGATTGGGGAATCTGTCGGCGTCTCCGCGGGAACGGTCAGAAACCGACTGGAAAAACTCGAGGAGTCAGGGGTTATCCGTGGCTACATACCGACCATCGATTACGAAGCAGCGGGCTACCAGCTCGTCATGCTGTTTACGTGTACAGCGAGCGAACCGACGAACTTTCTGACGCGAGAACTGCTCGAGATTCACGGCGTTGTCTCGGTTCGGAAACTACTGGCTGGCGAGGAGAACTACCATGTGACCGTTGTTGGCTCGGATACCGACGAGATCGATACCATTGCAACCGCGGTTCGCGACTGCGGTCTCGAGGTTGTCCGTGCTGATGTGATCGACGAACAACACCAGCAGCCGTTTACTCACGTCGGCAAAGAGGGTCCACAGGACAATAGATAA
- a CDS encoding response regulator, with product MGRPATGSQSPHRPADEPVQVVLIEDDPDDVRRIRAGFAEMEFEYVIEVYTTGNEALDALLKARPQTLPDFILLDLSLPDMNGDDILETIATESKLRHLPVIVLTNSDETADIERSYATAANAYVTKPSDADGFTSIINAIERFWIKQAQLPPTHG from the coding sequence ATGGGCCGTCCCGCAACTGGGTCACAGTCACCACACAGGCCTGCTGATGAGCCTGTACAGGTCGTTCTTATCGAAGATGACCCAGACGATGTTCGTCGGATACGTGCCGGATTCGCCGAGATGGAGTTCGAGTACGTGATCGAGGTCTACACGACCGGTAATGAGGCACTAGACGCACTCCTCAAGGCACGGCCGCAAACGCTTCCCGATTTTATCCTCCTCGATCTCAGCCTTCCCGATATGAATGGCGACGATATTCTCGAGACGATAGCGACCGAATCGAAACTGCGCCACCTCCCGGTGATCGTGCTCACGAACTCGGATGAAACTGCGGACATCGAGCGCAGTTATGCCACCGCAGCAAACGCCTACGTGACAAAACCATCCGATGCTGACGGATTTACGTCGATCATCAACGCCATCGAACGGTTCTGGATCAAACAGGCACAGTTGCCGCCGACACACGGCTGA